A single genomic interval of Flavihumibacter rivuli harbors:
- a CDS encoding acetyl-CoA carboxylase carboxyltransferase subunit alpha has product MPENKNRQFLEFEKPIKDLFDEIEKLKQTAEKTKVDMSEPIANLEAQVLERRNEITKNLTSWQKVQLSRHPDRPYTLKYIDKMTDNFVELHGDRNVKDDKAMVGGFAQLDGETVMFIGQQKGINTKMRQLRNFGMANPEGYRKALRLMRLAEKFNKPIVTLIDTPGAYPGLEAEERGQGEAIARNIYEMMRLKVPVICVVIGEGASGGALGIGVGDRVFMLENTWYTVISPESCSSILWRSWEMKEKAAEELKLTSDHMHKFGLVDKVVPEPIGGAHWDYNEAAQYLKKALIETLKELKQVPAEERVRQRIEKFSKMGFWDEVPV; this is encoded by the coding sequence ATGCCGGAGAATAAGAACAGACAATTCCTGGAGTTTGAAAAACCAATTAAGGACCTGTTTGATGAGATTGAGAAGCTAAAACAAACTGCAGAAAAGACCAAGGTAGATATGTCCGAACCTATCGCTAATCTGGAGGCGCAGGTTTTGGAAAGAAGGAATGAAATCACCAAGAACCTGACCAGTTGGCAAAAGGTTCAGCTTAGCCGACATCCTGATCGTCCTTATACCCTGAAGTATATCGATAAAATGACTGATAACTTCGTGGAGTTGCATGGTGACCGTAATGTTAAGGATGATAAGGCGATGGTGGGCGGTTTTGCCCAGTTGGATGGAGAAACCGTAATGTTTATCGGTCAGCAAAAGGGGATCAATACCAAGATGCGCCAACTGCGGAATTTTGGTATGGCCAACCCTGAAGGTTACAGGAAGGCACTTCGCCTTATGCGTCTTGCTGAAAAATTCAATAAGCCCATTGTTACCCTGATCGATACACCTGGAGCATATCCCGGACTGGAAGCCGAAGAGCGTGGCCAGGGAGAAGCCATTGCCCGCAATATCTACGAAATGATGCGCCTGAAGGTGCCTGTAATCTGTGTCGTGATTGGTGAAGGAGCATCTGGTGGTGCATTGGGTATTGGTGTAGGGGACAGGGTGTTCATGTTGGAAAACACCTGGTACACGGTAATCTCACCGGAAAGTTGCTCTTCCATCTTATGGCGTAGCTGGGAGATGAAGGAAAAAGCTGCAGAAGAATTGAAGTTGACCTCCGATCACATGCATAAATTCGGGCTGGTTGACAAGGTTGTACCCGAACCAATTGGTGGGGCACATTGGGATTACAATGAAGCGGCACAATACCTCAAAAAGGCACTGATTGAAACTTTGAAGGAACTGAAACAGGTTCCCGCAGAAGAGCGGGTTCGCCAACGCATTGAGAAGTTCAGCAAAATGGGCTTCTGGGATGAGGTCCCTGTTTGA
- the dapA gene encoding 4-hydroxy-tetrahydrodipicolinate synthase: protein MSLRRTLRGTGVAIVTPFTGNGDIDFNALERLINHQINNGVEYLVALGTTGETPTLSKEEKIDIINFVYDKVAGRVPVIVGVGGNNTHELVKDLEKFPLEKAVAVLSASPYYNKPSQEGIFKHYEVLAASSPKPIILYNVPGRTGRNMEASTTLRLAHEVPNIGGIKEAANNMVQCMHILRDRPEHFLVVSGDDDLVMPQLACGMDGVISVAANCFPRQFSDMIRAGLAHDFVTAKKLNDPLLEAYHLLFAENNPAGVKAFLAIQGMIGNHLRLPMVPLSEGLYQKVKVYLNA, encoded by the coding sequence ATGTCACTCAGAAGAACTTTACGTGGTACAGGTGTTGCCATAGTGACTCCTTTTACCGGTAATGGCGATATTGATTTCAATGCCCTTGAAAGACTCATCAATCACCAGATCAACAACGGTGTAGAGTACCTTGTGGCCTTGGGTACTACTGGTGAAACGCCAACGCTTTCAAAAGAAGAGAAGATTGATATTATCAATTTTGTTTATGATAAGGTAGCCGGCAGGGTGCCGGTGATTGTAGGTGTTGGTGGAAACAATACCCATGAGTTGGTTAAGGACCTGGAGAAATTCCCCCTTGAAAAGGCTGTGGCAGTCCTGAGCGCCAGTCCTTACTATAATAAACCATCTCAGGAGGGAATATTTAAGCATTACGAAGTGCTGGCTGCCTCCTCACCCAAGCCCATCATCCTTTATAATGTCCCGGGGAGGACAGGTCGAAATATGGAGGCTTCAACTACTTTAAGGTTAGCCCATGAAGTTCCCAATATCGGTGGCATAAAGGAGGCAGCAAACAACATGGTTCAATGTATGCATATCCTGCGAGACAGGCCAGAGCATTTCCTGGTGGTAAGCGGCGACGATGACCTGGTAATGCCGCAGTTGGCTTGTGGTATGGATGGTGTTATCAGTGTTGCCGCCAATTGCTTTCCCAGGCAATTTTCCGATATGATACGGGCAGGGCTTGCCCATGATTTCGTGACGGCCAAAAAATTGAATGATCCATTATTGGAAGCCTATCATTTACTTTTTGCAGAGAACAATCCCGCTGGAGTGAAGGCGTTTCTCGCCATCCAGGGAATGATCGGGAACCATTTAAGGTTGCCAATGGTGCCTCTTAGTGAGGGCTTGTACCAAAAAGTGAAAGTTTATCTCAATGCATAA